The window GATAGAAGGGGTTGATGGTTATGTTGTTTTCTCCTCGTATGATAACGATACCGCTGGAATTTACTATTATAAAAATGATTATTTATGGTTCTATTATCCAGAAGATGCTATCAGCGAAAAAGTATTTCCTGAAAAGCCAAAAATTGGTGATAATTGGGTTGGTTATGAAGAAAAAACTGAAGAATGGGACTTCGATGGAGATGGAATAAATGATTCTATGTCAATAAAGACTGAGTACACAATTATTACCAAAGAGAATGTGAGTGTTTTAGCCGGCAGTTTTAAAGACTGTTATCGGACTCAGATGACTGCTACCGGTAAATTATGGTATTCTTCTACCAATCAATGGCAGACTATTATGACTTTAAGTGGCAATGTTTGGGTAAAAACGGGAGTTGGGTTTGTAAAATTAGAAATTACTGGTTACGTAACTGAGGAATTAATGGCATATAAAGTAAAATAATTGCTTTTAATAACCTTAGGAGAAATATCCGGAATTGGACCGGAAATAGTTTTAAAGGCGATAAGACATTTTTCGCCAGATAAAATAAAAATAATTGGCTCACAAGGAGTTTTAGAGAAGACCAGAAAGAAATTAAAATTAGAAATTGATTACCAACCTTATCTTTTAGAGTTATTAAAAGATATTGATTTCCAATTTGGCAAACCAACAAAAGAGACTGCTTATTATGCTTTAAATTCCTTAGAAACGGCTATTTCTTTAATTAAAGAAAAGAAATTCTTTGGGATTATAACTGCACCCATATCAAAAGAAAATTTAAAGAAGATTGATTTTAAATATCCCGGTCATACCGAATTTTTTGCGGAAAATTTTAATATTAAAAATTATTGCCTTCTTGCCTATACCAAATATTTTAAGGTTGCCTTTGTTACCCTTCATTTACCATTAGCAAAAGTTAAAAAAGAATTAACTTCTGAAAAAATTTATCAAACCAGTTTATTATTATACCAATTTCTTTCTAAGATTGAAGGAATAAAAAAGCCAAAGATTCTTTTCTTCTCCTTTAATCCCCATCTTTTTGAATTCAGTTTAGGAGAAGAAAAGATAATAAAAAAAGCAATAAAAAGACTTAGCCTATTTCCTGGTTATTATGATATAAAGCCAGCCGATACTTTACCTTATCTTTTAGGAAATTACGATGGCTATGTTGCTTTATACCATGACCAAGGAATGATACCGGCAAAACTATTAAGCGAAGGAAAAGGAGTTAATATCACCTTGGGATTACCTTTTATCAGGACTTCGCCTTTACACGGAGTAGGTTTTGATATCGCCGGTAAAAATCAGGCAGACGAGAAAAGTATGATAATGGCAATAAGACTTGCCTTAAAATGGTATAAGAAATTTTATTTTTATAAAAATTAATACTTTAAAATCAGTAAAAATTAATTTCCAAGAATCTTTAAAGACAATATAGCAGATAGTACTTATCTAAAAAGTTGAATTTAATTAAGTTTTAAATTTCAACAACTTATAGAAAGTTTAAAAGATTATTGACTTAATGAGTTTTGGCATTATAATTAGGTAATGTTGTTTTTCTTTCTCTTTCTTTTACAACTAAAAGATACAATAATTCCTGAAAGATATTATTATTTAGGACCTTTTTTAGTTGCGCCTCGAGAAGGGATTAGCGGAATAAAAGAAGAGAATTTCTATTTTGGCATTGATACAACTCAAAATTTCCCAACAAGTTTAGCCCAAGGAGGTTATACAAGTTGGCAATCAACAGTTTCTGATAGCCAAGGAAATGTAAAGTTTTCTTTTGATAATGTCCTTTGGGATACTTTAATCCAGTTTTATGGTTTTAGTGTTGTTTTAAATCTTACCTATGCCTATACCGAAATTGAAATGGAAGAAGATAAGATAATGCTTGTGATGGCAGAAAGGGTTGGTAGTTTTTTTGTTAATGGTAAAGGTTATGTGGGTGATGCCTACGGCCATAACTTTTTTAGAATACCAGTAAAATTTAAAAAAGGTAAGAATTCAATCTTATTAAAAGTAAGTGGTTATGGTGAAAGGAGTTTTAGATTTATTATCTTCCAACCAAAAAATAAGGTTATCCTTATCAAAGAGGATATAACAAAACCAGATATTTTAAAAGAGAGAGAAGAGCAAAGGCTTATTTTAGGAATACCTTTTTTAAATACTACCGAAGAGAAGGTTAATTTCAAATTAAAATTTTATCTCCAAGATGAGTTATTAAAAGAAGAGAATAAATATTTAATGCCCTTTGCGATTACCAAATTCCCAATAGAATTAAAAATAAATAATAAAAAATTAAACCTTAATGATTCAATTGTTTATATTTCTCTTTTGGTTGAAACAAAAGATGAGAAAGTAAGGGATTCTTTTAAAATCTATATCACTTCCGAAACCTTGCCCCATTCGGTAACTTTCATCTCCCAAATTGATTCTTCCTGCCAATATTTCGCTATCTTCTATCCAAATAATTTCGATAAAAATAAAAGATACGGTTTAATCTATTCATTACACGGAGCGGGTGTTGAAGCAATTGGTCTTTGTAAAGTTTATTCTAAAAAGGATTTTGCCTTTGTTGCCTGTCCGACAAATAGAAGACCCTTTGGTTTTGATTGGGAAGACTGGGGATATTTAGATTGTAAAGAGGTTTTAGAATATATAATAAAAAATTATCCCATTGATACAAATCGGATATATTTAACTGGTCATTCCATGGGTGGGCATGGTTGTTGGGTATTTGGGTTATTAAATCCTTCTCTCTTTGCCGCAATCGCTCCGGGTGCTGGTTGGATTTCCCATCAATCTTATGTTCCTTGGCTTTTCCAAAAAAGTTTAATATATGCTGACCCAGAGATAATTGCTTTAAGGGATAAAATCTTAAAGACCTATCAGACAATCCATTACTTAGAAAATGCTCATTCTTTACCAATATTTATCTTTCATGGTTCCTTAGATGATA of the candidate division WOR-3 bacterium genome contains:
- a CDS encoding 4-hydroxythreonine-4-phosphate dehydrogenase PdxA, whose amino-acid sequence is MLLITLGEISGIGPEIVLKAIRHFSPDKIKIIGSQGVLEKTRKKLKLEIDYQPYLLELLKDIDFQFGKPTKETAYYALNSLETAISLIKEKKFFGIITAPISKENLKKIDFKYPGHTEFFAENFNIKNYCLLAYTKYFKVAFVTLHLPLAKVKKELTSEKIYQTSLLLYQFLSKIEGIKKPKILFFSFNPHLFEFSLGEEKIIKKAIKRLSLFPGYYDIKPADTLPYLLGNYDGYVALYHDQGMIPAKLLSEGKGVNITLGLPFIRTSPLHGVGFDIAGKNQADEKSMIMAIRLALKWYKKFYFYKN
- a CDS encoding prolyl oligopeptidase family serine peptidase — protein: MLFFFLFLLQLKDTIIPERYYYLGPFLVAPREGISGIKEENFYFGIDTTQNFPTSLAQGGYTSWQSTVSDSQGNVKFSFDNVLWDTLIQFYGFSVVLNLTYAYTEIEMEEDKIMLVMAERVGSFFVNGKGYVGDAYGHNFFRIPVKFKKGKNSILLKVSGYGERSFRFIIFQPKNKVILIKEDITKPDILKEREEQRLILGIPFLNTTEEKVNFKLKFYLQDELLKEENKYLMPFAITKFPIELKINNKKLNLNDSIVYISLLVETKDEKVRDSFKIYITSETLPHSVTFISQIDSSCQYFAIFYPNNFDKNKRYGLIYSLHGAGVEAIGLCKVYSKKDFAFVACPTNRRPFGFDWEDWGYLDCKEVLEYIIKNYPIDTNRIYLTGHSMGGHGCWVFGLLNPSLFAAIAPGAGWISHQSYVPWLFQKSLIYADPEIIALRDKILKTYQTIHYLENAHSLPIFIFHGSLDDNVPPLFGRMFNFELERLGFKKIYKEVPNVKHWYTLPDTNIVCVDDPDIINFFKENEREPFPKKIGFKTYDLDISNKNYWLEVLEEEEFGREIKVSCEIKNETIFINTSNVKVLKIYLIPELKGKGKIYIKIDENILKSSTFSPIYLVKNKKWQIKKSLRLERKHLRTMKKAYFSPFILVYSTKSDTAYKITYSQALRESYLWYRYGNGYCLILPDTLINNELAKSYNLIVFGDENYNYLAERLKLKKIKEEIFKDLKQEFAYRFIYFNPLNKDKFILVSSGTNLENLSLSTYFSLLSSAVGMPDYVIFNSEVKEKGLGGVLKMGFFQ